The genomic DNA GTCCGCTGTTTGTCGGCCTGCTGCCGGACCTGCTCGTTCGGCCGCGGCTGGCGGCCAGTAAAGCAAAGCTGCCGGCTAGCCTCTATTTCGTCGGGTTCGTCGGCGGCGTGCTCACTGTCGGCGTCATCGGCATCATCGCCGGGCCGCTCGTTGTCGCACTGCTTGTCGAGGCTGTCAATCTACTGAGCGAGCGCAACCAGTCAGCCGCCTAACGCTCCATCTCCCGTTCGAGCTCCCGGAGCTTTTCGATGCGTGTTTCGGTCGGCGGGTGCGTCGATGCCAGCTTGGCGATAAACCCCTTGCTGATGGGAATAATGAAGAAGGCGTTCATCTCGGCCTGCTCGCGGAGGTCTTCCTGTGGGACCTCGTCCATCCGGCCGGAGATTTTCATCAACGCCGTCGCCAGCGCCGACGGCTTGCCGGTGATGGCGGCCGCGCCCCGGTCGGCCGAGTACTCCCGATAGCGGCTGAGCGCGCGGATGAGCAGGAACGAGAGCACCCACACCAAAAGCGAGACGAGTATGGCGACAATGAGCGGTGCCTGATTGCGGCCGCCTCGGCCGCCGCTGAAGAGCCACCCCCACCGGACGATGAGGAAGGCAATTGTCGACAGGAACGAGGCTATCGTCATCACGGCGACGTCGCGGTTCTTGATGTGCGCCAGTTCGTGGGCCAACACGCCCTCAAGTTCCTCGTCGTCGAGTGTCTGGAGCAGCCCCGTGGTCACACAGACCGCCGAGTTCGACGGCGACCGCCCCGTCGCAAAGGCGTTCGGCGTCTGGTTGTCGGCGACGGCGACTGTCGGCTTTGGCAGGTCCGCCTGCTGGGCAAGCCGGCCGACCTTGGCGTGGAGCTCCGGATACTCCTCTTGGTCGACTGTCCGTGCGCCCATCGACCGCAAGGCCAGTTTGTCGCTGAAGAAGAACTGGGCGATAGAGAAGCCGCCGAGCAGTATAGCTGGAACGAGCAGCCCCTCGAAGTACAGCGTCAACACGCCGACAAAGACGAGATAGAGGGCAAAGAGCAAAAACATCGTCAGGCCCATCCGGGCTCTGAGCCCCCAGTCGGTCTCCCATTGCATACCCACCCCTTCGGCTCGAAGAATAAAAACAATCGCGGAGCGGGACGCGGGCCGCGACAGCTTAGCTGATTGCAGGCGCTAAGCCCCCCTTCCTCAACGAGCACCGCAGTCCGCACCAGCGGACAAGGAGCGTTAACGAGAGCGGAGCTCTCGTTTGCACATCAGAACGCTTTGCGTTCTGAGGACGCAGTAGGGAGGGGATACAGCGTTCACGAGAGCAAGCTCTCGTGCAGCCCATCAGAAACGTAGTTTCTGAGGACGTCCCCAGAAATCGGAGATTTCTGGTGTGCGAACGAATCGCTCTG from Natronomonas pharaonis DSM 2160 includes the following:
- the htpX gene encoding zinc metalloprotease HtpX gives rise to the protein MQWETDWGLRARMGLTMFLLFALYLVFVGVLTLYFEGLLVPAILLGGFSIAQFFFSDKLALRSMGARTVDQEEYPELHAKVGRLAQQADLPKPTVAVADNQTPNAFATGRSPSNSAVCVTTGLLQTLDDEELEGVLAHELAHIKNRDVAVMTIASFLSTIAFLIVRWGWLFSGGRGGRNQAPLIVAILVSLLVWVLSFLLIRALSRYREYSADRGAAAITGKPSALATALMKISGRMDEVPQEDLREQAEMNAFFIIPISKGFIAKLASTHPPTETRIEKLRELEREMER